In the Podospora pseudocomata strain CBS 415.72m chromosome 5, whole genome shotgun sequence genome, one interval contains:
- a CDS encoding hypothetical protein (EggNog:ENOG503P3UG; COG:S), producing the protein MTDQDANVVSQAPVDETPISPSRPNPARKNSLEHHLAHRPDRQELINKNILPASTAAPAIQAQQKELEKHMRADSLNEKIAHRPAPETVLEKHIIHEDPRSPEDKYAEAIEDEYAKREGGA; encoded by the exons ATGACCGACCAAGATGCGAATGTCGTAAGCCAAGCCCCTGTCGACGAGACTCCCATTTCGCCCAGTcgacccaacccagccaggAAGAACTCGCTCGAGCaccacctggcgcatcgccCAGATCGCCAGGAGCTCATTAATA AAAACATCCTTCCCGCCTCAACCGCAGCGCCGGCTATCCAAGCCCAACAGAAAGAG CTCGAGAAACACATGCGTGCCGACTCCCTCAATGAAAAGATCGCCCATCGCCCTGCGCCCGAGACAGTGTTGGAGAAACACATCATCCACGAGGACCCCCGTTCGCCCGAGGACAAGTACGCCGAGGCTATCGAGGACGAATATGCTAAGAGGGAGGGCGGTGCGTAG
- the RTC5 gene encoding Restriction of telomere capping protein 5 (EggNog:ENOG503NXSI; COG:S): MWGTRGDCFSPNFFPCTPTYTSSSIHPVHIVTMGQTQSDQRRPPPSREEFTKELAAKFADKCFTSLEIYSFKEVFKSLADQEQNVRHLKDDTIARFLEIPDVLGVSPVIFQMISYIGAFPFLRDAPAVLGLEEMVMVITIMTDRYQRVLAKGADDRRKLLFKSLAVYDRKLSEHVNRDKSPVIDGSGAPANSSHASGFAVDIAGDDEDDLGCEDEDDLVLAALDSLDYANVGKLGDGPPPNHALIPAGNFKKIIMLLLLVAPLGAQESLSSHANRVVGKELDELGVVADCIVAAFLDVEHSPGIRFSRFNSIIPSSMPFVFSGFTPLFEHFLFSKTLDFHKRVGGSTVVPDVVQPLLQDKGSLLNLSIMSQLSFFIPGESLFRKLRLLYAGGEDGFSMGSFETKVFNWRAPTILLVHGICLPDETHRAGGAETAFLSTLPPRRYPSGNRAIGERVTFGVYLSQPWRHTHRECFGDSDSILFQLQPVHDVFRGSPSNKDYASFTKPSASTPIGGVSFGCPPPQPTQAYRRSSTISMGPVSLVMDSSFEFGCFTHNYTSRGSSAFQGSACRKFDFQDRFEISDLEVWGCGGDEEAKHQAERWAWEAREAEARRRINLGTGDIEADRALLEMAGLIGGNRSGGSMI; this comes from the exons ATGTGGGGCACACGAGGCGACTGCTTTAGCCCCAACTTCTTCCCGTGTACTCCAACCTACACTTCCTCATCGATACACCCCGTACATATAGTTACCATGGGCCAAACTCAATCAGACCAAAGACggcctcctccgtctcgaGAGGAGTTTACTAAGGAATTG GCCGCCAAGTTTGCCGACAAATGCTTCACCTCTCTTGAGATCTACTCATTCAAAGAGGTCTTCAAGAGTCTCGCAGACCAGGAACAGAATGTCCGCCATCTCAAAGACGATACCATTGCGCGCTTTCTTGAGATACCGGATGTGCTGGGTGTGTCGCCAGTTATATTTCAGATGATATCATATATAGGCGCCTTTCCATTCTTGCGAGATGCTCCAGCAGTGCTGGGCTTGGAGGAAATGGTCATGGTCATCACCATTATGACCGATCGATATCAGAGGGTATTAGCAAAGGGTGCTGACGACAGGAGGAAATTGCTGTTCAAGAGCCTGGCTGTCTATGACCGGAAGCTGTCCGAACATGTCAACAGGGACAAGTCGCCTGTCATCGACGGCTCAGGAGCGCCCGCTAATTCCTCACACGCTTCTGGTTTTGCTGTCGACATTgcaggagatgatgaggatgaccTGGGTtgtgaggatgaggacgacctTGTCCTTGCTGCCTTGGATTCGCTGGATTATGCCAACGTTGGCAAACTTGGAGATGGACCCCCACCCAATCACGCCCTGATTCCGGCGGGCAACTTCAAGAAGATCATCATGTTGCTGCTTCTCGTTGCTCCATTAGGCGCCCAGGAGAGCCTATCTTCACATGCGAATCGTGTTGTTGGGAAGGAGCTTGATGAATTGGGGGTCGTTGCTGACTGTATCGTGGCGGCTTTCCTCGACGTAGAGCATTCACCGGGCATCAGGTTTTCTCGGTTCAATTCGATAATCCCCTCGTCGATGCCATTCGTTTTCTCTGGGTTCACTCCTCTATTTGAACACTTTTTGTTCTCCAAAACTCTCGACTTCCACAAACGCGTGGGCGGCTCCACTGTCGTGCCTGACGTGGTTCAACCTCTCCTGCAGGACAAAGGCTCTCTCCTTAACCTGAGCATCATGTCGCAGCTCTCTTTCTTCATTCCCGGCGAATCTCTCTTTCGCAAGCTCCGATTACTGTACGcagggggggaagatgggTTCAGCATGGGCAGTTTTGAAACAAAAGTCTTCAACTGGAGAGCACCGACCATACTGCTGGTACATGGGATCTGTCTACCGGATGAAACCCATAGGGCAGGTGGTGCGGAGACGGCATTCCTGTCAACACTACCCCCACGGCGATACCCCTCTGGAAATCGCGCCATTGGCGAGAGAGTAACGTTTGGGGTTTACCTGAGTCAACCATGGAGGCACACACATCGCGAGTGCTTTGGGGATTCGGATTCGATACTGTTTCAACTCCAGCCTGTACATGATGTCTTCCGAGGATCCCCGAGCAACAAGGACTATGCTTCTTTCACAAAACCCTCGGCATCTACCCCGATTGGCGGCGTGTCATTTGGctgcccaccaccgcaacctaCACAAGCATATCGCCGGTCAAGCACCATATCAATGGGCCCCGTATCGCTTGTCATGGATAGCAGTTTCGAATTTGGATGTTTCACCCACAACTACACCTCGCGAGGTAGTAGTGCTTTCCAGGGAAGCGCGTGCAGGAAATTCGACTTCCAAGACCGCTTCGAGATTTCAGATCTGGAGGTCTGGGGTTGCGGCGGGGACGAGGAAGCCAAGCACCAGGCCGAGCGATGGGCCTGGGAGGCTAGAGAGGCCGAGGCGAGACGGAGAATCAACCTTGGGACGGGTGATATCGAGGCCGACCGTGCCCTCTTAGAGATGGCTGGACTCATAGGGGGGAATCGAAGTGGTGGGAGTATGATATAA
- the RCF1 gene encoding Respiratory supercomplex factor 1, mitochondrial (COG:U; EggNog:ENOG503P3F9; BUSCO:EOG09264J8E), which produces MSNGPLSNRPLPSSFDSNDDFYNENGFQKVLRRLKEEPLVPIGCLLTVAAFTNAYRAMRRGDHAKVQKMFRARVAAQAFTVVAMVAGGMYYQADRHKQKELWKLRQQKDAEEKHQKWIRELEARDAEEKALQERLDKRRKRAAERAGGTGTESVAAQARAALRVSKAGKPETGEATSTEANQADGGVLGSLGGWFGGSKKAPEDTTPALESKPEDPKN; this is translated from the exons ATGTCGAACGGACCCCTCTCCAACCGACCCCTTCCCTCGTCATTTGACAGCAACGA TGACTTTTACAATGAGAATGGCTTCCAAAAGGTCCTTCGCCGCCTGAAGGAGGAGCCGCTCGTCCCAATCGGATGTCTCCTCACCGTTGCCGCCTTCACCAACGCCTACCGTGCCATGCGCCGCGGCGACCATGCAAAGGTGCAGAAGATGTTCCGTGCCCGTGTGGCCGCCCAGGCATTTACCGTTGTTGCCATGGTCGCTGGCGGCATGTACTACCAGGCCGACCGCCACAAGCAGAAGGAGCTTTGGAAGCTGCGGCAGCAaaaggatgccgaggagaagcatCAGAAGTGGATCAGGGAGCTGGAAGCCCGcgatgccgaggagaaggctctcCAAGAACGGCTTGACAAGAGGCGGAAGAGGGCAGCTGAGCGCGCTGGTGGCACAGGCACCGAAAGTGTTGCTGCTCAGGCAAGGGCAGCCTTGAGAGTGTCCAAAGCTGGAAAACCCGAAACAGGCGAGGCCACCTCAACCGAGGCGAACCAGGCGGATGGAGGGGTGCTTGGCTCACTCGGTGGATGGTTTGGCGGATCCAAAAAGGCACCAGAAGACACAACACCGGCATTAGAGTCCAAGCCAGAAGACCCGAAGAACTAA
- the ILV1 gene encoding threonine deaminase (BUSCO:EOG09261O4Y; COG:E; EggNog:ENOG503NUWH), whose amino-acid sequence MASTNSNAPRHEGSVAEQTAGHVNGDYVVNGVPQLPTAFRNGNGGLGAGGLPRNMSLNSFALTEYSAKPTPPAEDKKDEVKKVVPDEYLLPNGNPDLIILRLQYLRLIIISYPRVREVCKETPLVHAVGLSNRLERKVLLKREDEQPVFSFKLRGAYNKMAHLDATESWKGVVCCSAGNHAQGVAYSARRLKIPATIVMPKGTPSIKHLNVSRMGGHVVLHGADFDEAKEECARRAKQDGLINIPPFDDPYVIAGQGTIGMEILSQTNLQKLDAIFCCVGGGGLIAGVGVYVKRIAPHVKIIGVETYDADAMTQSLDKGERVLLKDVGLFADGAAVKITGEETFRICQEVVDEMVRVTTDEACAAIKDMFEDTRSIIEPAGALAIAGLKKWVAANPTPDPTRSVVAITSGANMNFDRLGFVAARATYGEGREALLAARIPESPGAFAELINAVMPHSVTEFSYRYASPTEANVLLGISLTAVGSERAQQLQSVISRIKQSGTMDITDLSNDELAKSHIRYMVGGRSSVPNERLYTFRFPERPGALERFLQTLRVKYNISLFQYRNHGGDIGQVLTGIVCPNEEIGELETFLKKIGYPWEDCTDAPVFKTFLRSES is encoded by the exons ATGGCTTCCACAAATTCGAATGCACCTCGTCATGAGGGGAGTGTGGCAGAGCAGACGGCCGGCCATGTTAACGGTGACTATGTGGTCAATGGCGTGCCACAGCTGCCCACCGCATTccgcaacggcaacggcggcCTTGGTGCTGGGGGTTTGCCCAGGAACATGTCGCTGAACAGCTTCGCTCTGACAGAGTACAGCGCTAAGCCAACGCCCCCCGCTGAAGACAAGAAAGATGAAGTGAAAAAGGTCGTGCCAGACGAGTATCTGCTACCGAATGGTAACCCAGAT CTCATTATCCTACGTTTACAGTATCTTCGCCTTATCATCATTTCCTACCCGCGGGTGAGAGAGGTGTGCAAAGAAACTCCTTTGGTGCACGCCGTTGGCCTGAGCAACCGACTGGAGCGCAAGGTCCTGTTGAAGCGCGAGGATGAGCAACCGGTATTCAGTTTCAAACTCAGAGGAGCGTACAACAAGATGGCTCATCTTGACGCTACCGAGTCCTGGAAGGGTGTCGTTTGTTGCAGCGCTGGCAATCATGCTCAGGGCGTTGCTTACTCGGCCCGCAGGTTGAAAATCCCAGCCACTATTGTGATGCCCAAGGGCACACCAAGCATCAAGCATCTCAATGTATCGAGAATGGGCGGACACGTTGTTCTTCACGGcgccgactttgacgaggccaaggaggaatGTGCTCGGCGGGCAAAGCAGGATGGCCTGATAAACATTCCCCCGTTCGACGACCCTTATGTTATTGCCGGCCAAGGAACTATCGGTATGGAGATTCTCTCACAAACAAACCTGCAGAAGCTTGATGCCATCTTCTGCTGCGTGGGTGGAGGCGGCCTGATCGCCGGCGTTGGTGTGTACGTCAAGCGTATTGCACCGCATGTCAAGATCATTGGCGTGGAAACGTACGACGCGGATGCGATGACTCAGTCTCTCGACAAGGGGGAGCGTGTGCTTCTCAAGGATGTTGGGTTGTTCGCCGATGGCGCCGCGGTCAAGATTACGGGCGAGGAAACGTTCCGTATTTGTCAGGAGGTTGTGGACGAAATGGTTCGGGTAACCACAGACGAGGCCTGTGCCGCTATCAAGGACATGTTTGAGGATACCAGGTCTATCATTGAACCAGCTGGTGCCTTGGCCATTGCCGGTCTGAAGAAGTGGGTGGCCGCCAATCCAACCCCGGATCCTACACGGTCTGTCGTGGCCATCACATCCGGCGCAAACATGAACTTTGACCGCTTGGGCTTTGTTGCAGCCCGTGCTACGTACGGCGAGGGAAGAGAGGCTTTACTTGCAGCCCGCATCCCAGAAAGCCCTGGAGCCTTCGCTGAACTCATCAACGCCGTCATGCCTCACTCTGTCACCGAGTTTAGCTATCGTTACGCCAGCCCAACTGAAGCAAATGTGCTCCTGGGTATCTCATTAACCGCCGTTGGTAGTGAACGCGCACAGCAACTGCAGTCGGTTATCAGCCGCATCAAGCAGTCCGGCACCATGGATATCACCGATCTGTCCAACGACGAGTTAGCAAAGAGTCACATTCGATACATGGTTGGTGGTCGTTCTAGTGTGCCTAACGAGCGTCTGTACACATTCCGATTCCCAGAACGGCCCGGTGCTCTTGAGCGCTTCCTACAGACCTTGCGTGTCAAATACAACATCAGTCTGTTCCAGTACAGAAACCACGGTGGTGATATTGGGCAGGTTTTGACAGGCATCGTTTGCCCGAACGAGGAGATTGGCGAACTAGAAACAttcctcaagaagatcggCTATCCGTGGGAGGACTGCACAGATGCTCCGGTGTTCAAGACATTCTTACGGTCGGAGTCATAG